A window from Brachyhypopomus gauderio isolate BG-103 chromosome 6, BGAUD_0.2, whole genome shotgun sequence encodes these proteins:
- the LOC143516177 gene encoding olfactory receptor 6N2-like has translation MDYSINITYISLEGHVELEKYRYVYFITTLTVYLVIISFNCVVIYVICINKCLHEPMYIFIAALLFNALLGTTVIYPKLLIDLLSERQIISLEACRFQSFSIYAYGASEFTLLSAMAYDRYVSICKPLHYATLLKMSTVTKILFCCWFFPTCGIGISTILGYQINVCKFTLNRVYCNNNVTMKLSCGDISVRNVFGVFVTIVAIIPPVMFIVFSYMRILVVCFKNSNYRNKALRTCLPHLFACISFTVSASFEIISSRFDSNVPQILVMILSVENFIVPPLVNPIIYGLKVQEILNRIKSIIWKRKTRTHF, from the coding sequence ATGGATTATTCTATTAATATTACATACATCAGTCTGGAGGGGCATGTAGAGttagagaaatacagatatgtTTATTTCATAACTACTCTTACAGTCTACCTTGTGATTATTTCTTTTAATTGTGTTGTCATTTATGTCATATGTATAAACAAATGTCTCCATGAACCTATGTACATATTCATTGCTGCTCTGCTTTTTAATGCTCTCTTAGGAACAACTGTTATTTACCCCAAGTTACTGATAGACCTTCTGTCTGAAAGGCAAATTATTTCTTTGGAAGCCTGTAGATTTCAGTCATTTTCTATTTATGCATATGGTGCTTCAGAATTCACACTGTTATCTGCTATGGCCTATGACAGATATGTGTCCATATGTAAACCTTTACATTATGCAACTCTTTTGAAAATGTCCACTGTCACAAAGATCTTGTTTTGCTGTTGGTTTTTTCCTACCTGTGGAATCGGAATATCAACAATACTAGGATATCAAATCAATGTATGTAAATTCACATTAAACAGAGTatactgtaataataatgttaCTATGAAGTTAAGTTGTGGAGACATATCTGTAAGGAATGTATTTGGAGTGTTTGTTACAATTGTTGCTATTATTCCTCCAGTAATGTTCATAGTGTTCTCATATATGAGAATACTTGTAGTTTGTTTTAAGAATTCAAATTACAGAAACAAAGCTCTTCGGACCTGCTTACCACATCTTTTTGCATGTATTAGTTTCACTGTCTCTGCAAGTTTTGAAATTATCAGTAGCAGATTCGATTCAAACGTACCTCAAATTCTTGTCATGATATTATCAGTTGAAAATTTTATTGTTCCACCACTTGTCAACCCCATTATATATGGACTGAAAGTACAAGAGATTTTGAATAGGATTAAGAGTATTATCTGGAAAAGGAAAACACGAACACATTTTTAG